The DNA segment AGATAAGTATTCCTATTGTCTTCATATTGCGACACTGGATCTTCGGCATTCCACTGAAGAAGTAGGTTGATCATGCTGGCATCCAACGTATTTGAAGTTCCAACTGCCACTCCACTAGGCAGGCATTGGCTTCCATAGCGTAGATACATATACATCATCATTCGCGCGACATCGCCTTTCCACTCGTCTCCGGGATACCATAGTGATGAGACAATTTTTGAATTCCCAGATCCTGGACCGAATTTTAAATTGTCTCTTTGACCATTTCGCTGCACGTCACATGCACGCAGGTGATGCACATCAGAGTTGGCCGCGGTTGAAGAAAGATTTGGAGTTCCTAGTGATCTCGCGTAAGTATGCTCTCTATTCCACTCGCAAACTGCGCCACCACCGTCGCTATTTTTATTTCTTCTTCTATGATCGTTGTCGTCTCCTGGGGATGCCGGACACATATTAGCGCTAAAGCCATATAGGAGCAAAAGGTTTTGATTTGAAGTGTCTTCTGGATCCAAATCGGTAACCTGAATAGCTTTCTCTGCTTCGGCGTATGTTAATATATTGGTGTGAGTGGCGGTAAGTTTTGTTGCTAATGCAGCTTTTAGGCTAGTTCCAGTTTGAACAAAATTAAAACCATTATAATATGGGGCGGCAGGAGCACCATCTTGAGCAAATACTGCAGCAACCATAAAGGAAGCCCAAAGGGTAAAAGTTTTTTTCATAAATTAATTTTCTTTACGTTCCATCAATGCCATATAAAACCCATCAAAACCTGACTCAGAGGCCAAAATCTTTCTGTCTTCCACGAATTTAAATTCTTGTCCACTTTCTGTCTTTAAGAACTTTTCTATCTGTTCCTGATTTTCTGAAGGCAATATAGAGCAAGTAGCATATACCAATTTGCCACCGGGCTTGACAATTTTTGAGTAACGCTCTAAAATATCTGCCTGTACTGCACGTATATTATCTATAAATTCGGGTTGCAACTTCCACTTGGCATCAGGATTTCTTTTAAGAACTCCCAAACCACTACAAGGAGCATCAATTAAAACTCTATCAGCTCTTTCATGCAATTTTTTGATGATTTTTGTGCTGTCAATAATACGATATTCTATGTTAAAAGCACCATCTCTTTTTGCACGAAGTTTAAGTTGCTTTAATTTACTTTCGTATAAATCCATTGCGATAAGTTGGCCTTTGTTTTCCATCAATGCTGCGATATGGAGTGATTTTCCACCAGCACCTGCGCAGGTATCAACAACTCTCATCCCTGGTTTTACATCTAGAAAGGCAGCGACTAGCTGTGAATTTGCATCTTGAACTTCGAAAAATCCTTCTCTAAAAGCGTCGGTCATAAAGACATTGGCACGTTCTCTTAGCACTAAAGCATCTGGTTGATCTGGTAGCGTATCTGTATGAATGTCCAAATCCATCAGGATAGCACGAAGCTTTTCTCTTGTGCATTTGAGTGTATTTACTCTCAAAATAACTTTTGCTGGTTGATTTTGAGCTGCAATCTCTTTGGTCCACACTTCTTCACCCAATTCAGCAACGCCAACTTCGTCCATCCAATCTGGAATAGATTCGCGCATTGTTCGGATTTTTGACAGTTCGTCAAAACGTCCTTTAATTTTCCTTTCTGGAGTTCCCTCTAATTGTTTCCAATCTGGAATAGGGTAGCCTCGAAGAACTGCCCAAACGGCAAACATTCTCCAAATATTCTCTCGGTTGTATGGGGCACGTACCTCGGCAATTTCGGCGTAAAGTCGTTTCCAACGTACAACTTCGTATATAGTCTCTGCAACAAATTTTCTGTCGGAGCTTCCCCAACGTTTGTCTTTTTTAAGTGCTCGGGCAACAACCTTGTCGGCATATTCGCCTTCATTGAAAATTGCATTAAGTGAATCGATTGTTGTATAAACTAAGTTTCTGTGTAATCTCATTTTTTATTAATTGAGGGGCAAAGGTATCACATTTTTTTCAGCGAGTGGAGATTCCATTCTGCTATATGATTTACCATTTATTTTTCTAATATATTCTAGTAAGATCAATTTTCTCTGGGGCATGAAGCACCATTGGATATTTTTCAACTTTTACGGAGCTACTATCTAGACCAAATGCTTTTTCTTCTGATAAAGAGAATTTTTTTATTAAGAAATAGGTATGCATAATAACCTTTTCGTGGAAGCGTAAAAAACTATCATTAGACAAGAACTTTTCAAATAGGACAAACCTAAAATCTCCAATTACTTTATTGCGATTTAGTGATTCATATCGACTAGTAATATCGACTTCACCATTTTTCACCATATCAGTAAGAACTTCTTTAAATAATAAATTAATTTTAGTTGCTTCTCTAAATCCTAAGTTAAAGTCAACTCGGTACATATCTTCGTTAACAATATTAGTTACTTTATATTCGGATTTGTAAGGTTCATTTAGGATATTTACATGGATAAACCAATAAATATCGGCTCTTTTTGGACGTTTATGTAGAATTGAAAGCATTACCTTTTCTTCAACTTCATCTGTGCGACTTGCACTTGTCATATATACAAGGTGGGTTGCATATTTAGGAATAGCTAAATCCATTGTTAAGGCTGCAAGTACTTGTTTGTAATCTTCTACTTTGACAAAATTGGTGTAGTTTTTACTAATTTTTTTAGCTTCAAACCAGATAAACATTATTCCAATTAAAATTGCAGCAATAAATATTGTTACGTAACCTCCGTGAGAGAATTTGGTAAGGTTGGCCCAAAGGAAACTAAATTCGATAGTAAGATATACAAATATTAAGGGAACGATAAAAAACATCGACACCCTTTTTACAATTAAGTAATAATTTAGCAAAATCGTCGTCATTACCATGCATAGTACGATGGCTAGACCGTAGGCAGCTTCCATATTACTAGATTCTTCAAAATGTAAAACAACCATAATACAGCCAGCAAAAAGAAGCCAGTTAATAGAAGGAATGTACAACTGACCCTTTAGCTCGGTGGGATATTTAATTTTTACTTTAGGCCAGAAATTTAATTTCATTGCTTCATTTATCAATGTAAATGAGCCAGATATTAATGCTTGTGAAGCTATTACTGCGGCTAATGTTGCAATTGCAATTCCGAAAGGCTTAAACCAGTCTGCCATTATCAGGTAGAACGGATTACCAAAAGAACCTCCCAGTTGACTCAATGTTTGACCTTGATGCTGCATTAAATATGCTGCTTGTCCAAAGTAATTTAGCACAAGAGCAATTTTTACAAAAATCCAGCTAATTCTGATATTTTTTCGGCCACAATGTCCCATGTCTGAGTAGAGAGCTTCTGCTCCAGTGGTACAAAGAAAAACGAATCCGAGAACGTAAAATCCCTCTGGGTGAATACTTAAAAGATGAAAAGCATAGTAAGGATTTAGTGCTTTAAGGACATAGAGATTTCCGGTTATTTGCATTACGCCAAGTACAGCAAGCATACTAAACCAGATTAGCATCATTGGCGCAAAGAATTTACCCACAAGTTTACTTCCAAATTGCTGAATTGTAAAGAGAAAAATCAAAATCGCAATTACGATAGGTACAATGGCAATATCTGGATAAAAAGTTCGAATTCCTTCGACAGCAGAGGTAATAGAAATAGGGGGTGTTATGATACCATCAGCTATAAGTGCACTACCACCAATGATGGCGGGAATCATCAACCATTTAACTTTTGTGCGTTTGACTAATGCGTATAAAGCAAAAATCCCTCCCTCGCCATGGTTATCGGCGTTGAGTGTTATGATTACATACTTAACGGTGGTTTGCAATGTTAGAGTCCAAAAAACGGCGGAAACTCCTCCAAGAACGACCATCGCATCTATAGCATGATCTCCAATAATTGCCTTCATAACGTAGAGCGGAGAAGTACCGATGTCTCCGAATATAATTCCCAAGGTTATTAGTAATCCTCCCGTGGATAACTTGCTATGAAGATTTTTGCTGTTCGACATTTAACTATTTTTACTGATATAAAAAAGAGTACAAAGCTATGCTATTTTTATATCTTATAATCAATTTGCAAATCATTATTTTAAATGCTAATACCATATAAAAAGCCTCACATATTATGAGGCTTTAATTATTTTCTCGTGATGTAAATCTATCTGTTAGAGCGAGTTGTCGTAGTTCTTTTTACGTCTGAATTTGGTTGTGAAGATCTTGCAGAATTATTTACTCCTCGTTGCTGTGAAATTTGAGTTGCCGCAGCTGATCTTGTCGAACTTGCTGAACCTCTTTGTGTAGCAGAATTAGTTGGCCTGCTGCTTGTTGCATTTTGTGATCTGTATGACGCGCTCGCAGTTGTTGCTTGCCTTCCGTTTGTAGTAGTGGTAGGTCTCGCTGTATTGTTAGAAACCGGTCTAGTACTGCTACTAGTGGCAGGTCTTGTAGTAGCATTAACTGTGTTTTTTGGTCTAATAGCATTAGAATTTAGTGGTCTAACAGAAGAATTCGATCTAGTGCCATTAGAAATTGTAGGTCTCACTACAGTGGCAGTTTTAACTTCGTCATGGTTCTTGGAAGAGGGACGTAATCCAGCTGTCGCCTGTGGACTTCTTCCACTTTCTTTCTGAATTCTGTCATACTCATATCTATTAGTTTGACTTGTTCTATGTGCAAAATTGCGATTAGGGTATTTTTGCTCATAAGCATTGTTTCGATACTTACGATAATAATTATTTGCGTTAGGATTATAAATATTGGATGTATAATTGTAATAATTGTTGTGATTTATATGAACATATATATTTTGATAATAATGACCATATGCATAAGGATTCCACGAGGTATAAAATTTCGGATAATGATTCCATCCATAATAAGAACGGTATGGACGATAATTTGAAATCCAGAAATTAGTATAAAGCGGTGGTGTAACAAAATATACAGGTTCGTAAATATAATTTGAGCCATACATGTAAGGATCACCAATTACCTGAACATGAACTTTTCTATTTTTCTTTTTGCTAATAGCTATCGTTGCAACATCTTGGTACACGTCCTGCTGTAAAACAGCTTGTAAAACAACTAAATGTGTATTGTTTTGGACCATCTCAATAACCCTGAGATAATCAACCATATTATCATTGTTTAAGTCAAGATTAGAGATTTGTAGATTAGGGTCGTTCAGTCGGTACTCAAAATCTGCAAGATCCTTTGAGTCTCCAAAAATGGAAGCAACCGCTTTTAAATCCAAGTTGTCACTGATATCAGAAGTTGCAGCATAAACAGCATTCTTACCCTGTGCAAATGCACCTACAGTGATCAGTAGTGAGAGTATGGCGATGGTAATTTTGGTTTTCATAATCTTTATTTATTAGATTCGAAAACTGAAATTCAATTACTGTGCCAAGAAATATAATTAAATTATAAGACGTTATAAATCAATAAATTACATTATAGGTCGAACTCATTCATAGGATTTTCAGGTTCTTTCTTAGGTTGTTTAACCGGAGGAGGGGAGGAAATTGTTTTGTTTTCGCTCGGTTTAACGGCAGGAGAAACAGCTTTTGTTTTAGGTAGAGCAGACACCGGCGCCGGCGCCGGAGTGGGGGTAACAGGTGTCGTGGATTGGTAGGTAGAAGATGTTGTGGCTGGCACTGTAGTTTCTGAAATAATCGAAGCTTCTTCAATAGGTAAATATAATTCGGTGACCCATTGTGTAGGACTTGAGAATTTTTCTTTTCCAATCTTGTATAGTTCCAATCGCGGTAAAGTCGCTTTCTGTGTAAGTTTATTTGTATTTAAATACTCAACAGTTTTCAGCCAAGCTTCTTCAAGATGAGTATAGTTTCCCGTTAAAGTAGTTTTTACTGCTCGAAAAGACTCGTAGTGTCCTGATGACATATCGCTTCCCTCAGAAATGAATATTTCGTTCTTTACTGGATAGCAGACGCTAAATTTTGTCGTTTTCTTTGATGCATCACTATAATGATATAAAACAAATGGTTGTCCATCTGCTACAATGCTGTTTTCTTTTGCAAATGCTTCCAATCTTGCACGCATGATGCGACTATTATTGATAATCTTAGAATCTTTACTTACAATTGTCTGCTGTATGAAGAATTTCGCAGACTTCACTACGACGCCTTCCACTTTTACTTTAAACGTTTTGAGCTCGTGCTTTAATGTTTTATCTAAACTGGCTAAACTATTTTCATAAAAGGAGCCAACAAATTTATCAGCGCTTCCGTTTCTTAGCGCTCTAAATTTACTCATGAAATTCATCTTTCCTTTTGATGTAACAGTGATTTTTGTTCCGCCAACAGTATCTTTAAAGGTCCATACAACATTTGACGCAATTCCATCGTAAAGCATCTTTTGTGTTATTGAATCTGTTCCTGATTTTGAAATGGTTTGAACTTCCCCACTACTATCTGACCCATTCCACCTAAAGATGTTATTATTTTCACCAGAATAAGTTGGAAATGTATAATCAACTTTTCCGTCTTCAAAAATCATCCACTGCGGCCAATTGCTATAATCGCTGACGTAATTATAAGCGATGGCTTCTGAAACGTTTACTAATCTAGATCGAGTCACTTCATACTCACCTTTTTGAGTGGCAATAAATACAGTTGAAGCAATAGCCACCAATAAAATCAGTAAAAAAATATATTTTAAAATCCTCATATAGGAGACGGTTTATTTTTGGGCAAAGTTAAAAATATAATCTTATTTTTTCTCAGAATTATTGCTTTTGCTGAAATGAGTATATTTGTCTTGAATTATTTTAACTTACAATCACACTTTATGAAATTACGTACAATGGCGGGGTTTATTTTAGCGATTTCAACTCTTGTATCTTGCAAGAATGAAATCATAGATAAAACAACTACCACAATCGAAAATGCAGATTTTAATACTGAAGCTGAGCAGTTTGCAGATATTAAAGTTTTACGTTACCAAATTCCAGGTTTTGAGAAGTTGACTTTAAAAGAAAAGGAACTTGTTTATTACCTTACTCAAGCGGGTACGGCTGGACGGGATATTATTTGGGATCAAAATTACAAGCACAATCTTAAAATTCGCGCTGCATTAGAAAATATACTTCAGAAATACACAGGAGATAAAGAAAGCGCAAACTATAAAGAGTTTATTATTTACCTAAAACGCGTTTGGTTTTCAAATGGAATTCACCATCACTATTCAAATGATAAAATTAAACCTGGATTTGATTTGGCGTTTTTCAATCAGTTGTTGGCTGATACTAAAACCAATTTAGATTCAGAAGTAGTGAATATACTTTTTAATGACGTTGATTCGAAAAAAGTAAATCTTGATGAAAAAAAAGGATTGGTAGAAGGATCTGCGGTCAATTTTTACGGCGATGGAATTTCAGCAGCTGATGTAGATGCATTTTACGCGGCAAAAAAACCGGCAGACAGTCATCGTCCAGTTTCGTACGGGCTTAATTCAAAACTGGTTCGCAATTCTGCCGGTGTACTGGAAGAGAAAGTCTATAAAAGCGGCGGAATGTACGGTGCTGCAATTGATAAAATGATCTATTGGTTGGAGAAAGCTCAAGGAGTTGCCGAAAATCAGAAACAAGGAGATGCAATTGCTTTACTTATTAAATATTACAAATCTGGCGACTTAAAAACATGGGACGATTACAATATTGCATGGGTAGCCGCTACCGATAGTAATATAGATTACAATCACGGCTTTATCGAAGTTTACAATGATCCGTTAGGATACAGAGGTTCATTTGAAGGTGTCGTTCAAATTAAAGATTTTGACATGAGTGCCAAGATGCAAAAGATTTCAGAAAATGCGCAATGGTTTGAAGACAATTCTCCATTGATGCCAGAACACAAAAAGAAAAATGTAGTAGGAGTTACCTATAATACTGTAATTGTTGCGGGGGAAGCTGGAGACTCCTCTCCAAGCACACCAATTGGTGTAAATCTTCCTAATGCTGACTGGATTCGAGCGGAGCACGGATCAAAGTCAATTTCTCTTGGAAATATCATCGACGCCTATAATCACGTAGGTGGAGGAGATAAATTAAGAGAGTTTGCTCATGACGCGCAAGAGGTAGAACTTCAAGAAAAATATGGTGAGCAAGCTGATAAGTTGCACACGACGCTGCACGAAGTTGTAGGTCATGCGTCTGGTCAAATAAACAAAGGTATTGGTACAACTAAGGAAACTTTAAAAAGTTATGCTTCAACGCTTGAGGAAGGTCGCGCAGATCTTGTGGGACTTTATTATTTGTACAATCCAAAAATACAGGAACTTGGTCTTGTCGATGATTGGAAAAAAACCGGTATGGCGGCGTATGATGGTTACATTAGAAATGGAATGATGACACAACTAGTACGTCTTGAAAAAGGAGCTGATATTGAAGAATCTCATATGAGAAACAGACAGTGGGTGAGCGCGTGGGTTTTTGAACAAGGTCAGAAAGAAAACATTATTGAGAAAGTTGTTCGCGATGGTAAAACTTATTTTAATATTACCAATTACGAAAAACTACATGATCTATTTGGAAAATTGCTTCGTGAGACGCAACGTATTAAATCAGAAGGAGACTACAAAGCTGCCAAGGCATTAGTAGAAAATTATGGAGTAAAAGTAGATCAGAAATTACACGCTGAGGTTCTAGAGCGAAATAAGAAATTTAATTCGGCAGCTTACAGTGGGTTTATAAATCCTCTGCTTGTTCCTGAAATGGATGCTGATGGAAAAATTATAGATATTAAAGTAACTCAGCCTAAATCATTTACAGAGCAAATGCTTTATTATTCGAAAAATTTTGGTTTCCTTCCAAAGGATAATTAAAATAGTTTATACAAAAAAACCTTCGAGCGATCGAAGGTTTTTTTTTGACTAAAAATTAAAGTATCCTTTTCCATAAAATTTAATGACAAACAAAAATGCCACAAATAGCAGAAATCCAATGAGAACCTTATAGCTACCTTTATAATATGTTTTATGAGTTGCAATATCTTTTCTGTACATGAAAATCGTAATAATAACGAAAGCTATAAAAAAAAGAACTCCAAATATGATCTGACCTTGACTAAACATTATATTTATTTTGCTGCAAAAATAGTCAATTTCAAGATGGAATAAAACAAAAAAAGAGCTTCAAACGAAGTAAACGATGAAGCTCTAAATTAAATATTTTGAGTAATTTATATTTTAACGGTCCAACCGAAAGTGTCTTCCTCTAATTTATTTTGCAAATTAGTAAGTCTAGCTTTCAATTTTTGAGCAATTGACTCTTCGGGCTTTATCAATTCATTGTAAACTTCTTGGTAAGCAAATCCTGCAATTGGACTTATTACCGCTGCAGTTCCTGTACCGAAGATCTCCGTTAAACTACCATTTTTAAAACTTTCAAGAAGTTCAGTTACGGTGATTGGACGTTCCTCTACAGTAATGCCTTCTCTTTTTGCAATGTCAATAATACTTTTTCTAGTTACTCCGTCAAGAATTCGTTCACTTACAGGAGCAGTTACAAGAATACCATTTAGTATAAAAAATACATTCATAGTACCTGATTCTTCGAGTTTTGTATGGGTTGCATCATCAGTCCAAATAATCTGATCATATCCTTTTTCTTTTGCAAGACGTGTTGGATAAAATTGAGCTGCATAATTTCCTGCTGCTTTTGCCGCACCAATTCCGCCATTTGCTGCACGTGAAAAATGCTCGGCGATCATTACTTTTACTTCTCCAGAATAATACGCACGAACAGGAGATAATATAATCATAAATCTAAAATCAGAGGATGGAGAAGCTACAATTGCCGAAGAATTTGCAATCATAAATGGTCTAATGTATAGCGAACTACCGTTACCACGTTTAACCCAAGCTTTGTCGAGATTAGTTAGTTTTTTTAAACCCTCAAGAAAAACTTCTTCTGGCACCTCTGGCATCTGCATTCTTACAGCTGACTTATTAAATCGTTTAAAATTCTCTTCTGGACGAAACAACCAAACATCATCTGCCTCATCTTTAAAGGCTTTCATACCTTCAAAAATTGCTTGACCATAATGGAATACCATTGATGATGGCTCAATTTGAAAAGGAGCATACGGTTTAATTTCAGCTTTTTGCCACTCACCATCTATATAATCACAAATCAACATATGATCAGTAAATGTTTTACCGAATTTTAGGTTTTCGAAGTCACATTGATCAATTTTTGATGTTGCGGCTTGTGTTACTGTAAAGCTTTCTGTAGAAGTCATCTTTTAAATTAAAGTTAGTAAAATAAACTAAACTAGTTTCAGAGTGCAAATTTAGTTAAAGTACTGACGATATTTTTTAAAAAATGTTTTATTAACACGCGATTCATTAGTTTCTCATAAATCAATTACTTAAGATTATTTTTAGCTTGTAAAACATTAAATAAAATGTTGAATATTCACATAACTTAGTATTTTTGTGCTCAAGCTTTAAAAACAAAAAAATGAAAAAAATTTTGCTACTTAGTATTTCTGCAATTTTATTAACATCATGTAAAAATGAGACGAAAGAATTGAAGCTGGAAGAGCCATTATATAATGAAAAAGCAGCTGATGAAGATGAAAATGAGGAAGAATTTAAATTGAAAGACACAATCTCTGAAGAAGCATTAGTAGAAGAAGTTGCAGTTGCAAGTGCAGATGAGAAAACTGCTAAGAAATTTGATAAAAAAGATTATGCCTCATTTGGTGCTACCTTTACCCCAAATACTGTTTTAAATAAAGAGCAGATGCTCGAAAAATATAAAAATTTAAAAGTTGGAGATACTATATCTGTCGCTTTTCAATCTACTATTAACGAAGTATGTAAAAAGAAGGGTTGTTGGATGGATGTTTCTTTGGGTAAAGATAAAAAGTCATTTGTAAAATTTAAAGACTATGGTTTCTTCGTTCCGCTTAATGCTGATAAGTCTGACGCCATAATTAGAGGTAAAGCCTTTATTGATGAAGTATCTGTTGCCGATTTAAAGCATTATGCAAAAGACGGCGGAAAGTCACAAGAAGAAATTGATAAAATTATAAAGTCTAAAGTTACTTACGCGTTTCAGGCTGATGGCGTTTTGATTAAAAAATAGATGACAAAGATTTTTGCACTTAGTATAGTAGCTGCTGTAATTTTTAGCTGCAACGGAAAAATTGAGAGTACAGATAAAGTTTCTGAGTTGCCTGTAATTTCTGATTCGGCAAAGGTTAAAAACTTTGAAATGTATGAGTTTTCAGAAATGGCATCGTTGATGGAAAATATGTATGCCAAAAACAAAAAACTCAAAGAAAATATAATTCAAGGGAAAGACTTGGGAGATTTTCAAGATACTTTTCTTAAAATTCATTCGGCAGCAATGACTGACGAATCTGACAATGACGCATTTTTTCAAGAACAAGCTAAAATTTTTATTGCTGCCCAGCAAATGATTTTTTTAGATAAAGAAAATGCCAAAGAACACTATAATTCGAGCATATCGGCTTGCATTAGTTGTCATCAAGAAAAATGCGGTGGGCCAATCCCCAGAATTAAAACTCTATTTATAAAATAAATTATTTTGAGACGAGAGATTATTACTACATCTGATGGTTCAAAAACAATCCACTTGCCCGATTGGGATGAATCGTATCATTCAAAACATGGTGCTGTTCAGGAAGCGTATCATGTGTTTATTAAAAATGGATTACGACTTTTCGATAATAGATCAATAAATATTTTGGAAATAGGATTTGGAACCGGCTTAAACGCCATAATTACATTAATTGAAGCCGAAAAGCAAAATCTTAAAGTTAATTATACGGGAATTGAAGCCTATCCTGTTTCTGTTGAAGAAGCGCTAGAAATGAATTATTTACAATCTTTAGACGCGATAGAGAAATTGCCGTTGTTTGAAAAAATGCATCAATTTCCATTTGCAGAGCAGTTCAAACTTTCAGATAATTTTAACTTTGAGAAGCGTAATATATTTTTTAATGAAATAGACGACATCAATTCTTTCGACCTAATTTATTTTGACGCC comes from the Flavobacterium ardleyense genome and includes:
- the mnmD gene encoding tRNA (5-methylaminomethyl-2-thiouridine)(34)-methyltransferase MnmD, whose translation is MRREIITTSDGSKTIHLPDWDESYHSKHGAVQEAYHVFIKNGLRLFDNRSINILEIGFGTGLNAIITLIEAEKQNLKVNYTGIEAYPVSVEEALEMNYLQSLDAIEKLPLFEKMHQFPFAEQFKLSDNFNFEKRNIFFNEIDDINSFDLIYFDAFGFRVQPELWSTEIFEKMFHALKDKGVLVTYAARGVVKRSMQEVGFSVEKLAGPPGKREMMRAFKM
- a CDS encoding dipeptidyl-peptidase 3 family protein, with translation MKLRTMAGFILAISTLVSCKNEIIDKTTTTIENADFNTEAEQFADIKVLRYQIPGFEKLTLKEKELVYYLTQAGTAGRDIIWDQNYKHNLKIRAALENILQKYTGDKESANYKEFIIYLKRVWFSNGIHHHYSNDKIKPGFDLAFFNQLLADTKTNLDSEVVNILFNDVDSKKVNLDEKKGLVEGSAVNFYGDGISAADVDAFYAAKKPADSHRPVSYGLNSKLVRNSAGVLEEKVYKSGGMYGAAIDKMIYWLEKAQGVAENQKQGDAIALLIKYYKSGDLKTWDDYNIAWVAATDSNIDYNHGFIEVYNDPLGYRGSFEGVVQIKDFDMSAKMQKISENAQWFEDNSPLMPEHKKKNVVGVTYNTVIVAGEAGDSSPSTPIGVNLPNADWIRAEHGSKSISLGNIIDAYNHVGGGDKLREFAHDAQEVELQEKYGEQADKLHTTLHEVVGHASGQINKGIGTTKETLKSYASTLEEGRADLVGLYYLYNPKIQELGLVDDWKKTGMAAYDGYIRNGMMTQLVRLEKGADIEESHMRNRQWVSAWVFEQGQKENIIEKVVRDGKTYFNITNYEKLHDLFGKLLRETQRIKSEGDYKAAKALVENYGVKVDQKLHAEVLERNKKFNSAAYSGFINPLLVPEMDADGKIIDIKVTQPKSFTEQMLYYSKNFGFLPKDN
- a CDS encoding branched-chain amino acid aminotransferase, which codes for MTSTESFTVTQAATSKIDQCDFENLKFGKTFTDHMLICDYIDGEWQKAEIKPYAPFQIEPSSMVFHYGQAIFEGMKAFKDEADDVWLFRPEENFKRFNKSAVRMQMPEVPEEVFLEGLKKLTNLDKAWVKRGNGSSLYIRPFMIANSSAIVASPSSDFRFMIILSPVRAYYSGEVKVMIAEHFSRAANGGIGAAKAAGNYAAQFYPTRLAKEKGYDQIIWTDDATHTKLEESGTMNVFFILNGILVTAPVSERILDGVTRKSIIDIAKREGITVEERPITVTELLESFKNGSLTEIFGTGTAAVISPIAGFAYQEVYNELIKPEESIAQKLKARLTNLQNKLEEDTFGWTVKI
- a CDS encoding GyrI-like domain-containing protein, which gives rise to MRILKYIFLLILLVAIASTVFIATQKGEYEVTRSRLVNVSEAIAYNYVSDYSNWPQWMIFEDGKVDYTFPTYSGENNNIFRWNGSDSSGEVQTISKSGTDSITQKMLYDGIASNVVWTFKDTVGGTKITVTSKGKMNFMSKFRALRNGSADKFVGSFYENSLASLDKTLKHELKTFKVKVEGVVVKSAKFFIQQTIVSKDSKIINNSRIMRARLEAFAKENSIVADGQPFVLYHYSDASKKTTKFSVCYPVKNEIFISEGSDMSSGHYESFRAVKTTLTGNYTHLEEAWLKTVEYLNTNKLTQKATLPRLELYKIGKEKFSSPTQWVTELYLPIEEASIISETTVPATTSSTYQSTTPVTPTPAPAPVSALPKTKAVSPAVKPSENKTISSPPPVKQPKKEPENPMNEFDL
- a CDS encoding DUF4920 domain-containing protein, which encodes MKKILLLSISAILLTSCKNETKELKLEEPLYNEKAADEDENEEEFKLKDTISEEALVEEVAVASADEKTAKKFDKKDYASFGATFTPNTVLNKEQMLEKYKNLKVGDTISVAFQSTINEVCKKKGCWMDVSLGKDKKSFVKFKDYGFFVPLNADKSDAIIRGKAFIDEVSVADLKHYAKDGGKSQEEIDKIIKSKVTYAFQADGVLIKK
- a CDS encoding RsmB/NOP family class I SAM-dependent RNA methyltransferase; amino-acid sequence: MRLHRNLVYTTIDSLNAIFNEGEYADKVVARALKKDKRWGSSDRKFVAETIYEVVRWKRLYAEIAEVRAPYNRENIWRMFAVWAVLRGYPIPDWKQLEGTPERKIKGRFDELSKIRTMRESIPDWMDEVGVAELGEEVWTKEIAAQNQPAKVILRVNTLKCTREKLRAILMDLDIHTDTLPDQPDALVLRERANVFMTDAFREGFFEVQDANSQLVAAFLDVKPGMRVVDTCAGAGGKSLHIAALMENKGQLIAMDLYESKLKQLKLRAKRDGAFNIEYRIIDSTKIIKKLHERADRVLIDAPCSGLGVLKRNPDAKWKLQPEFIDNIRAVQADILERYSKIVKPGGKLVYATCSILPSENQEQIEKFLKTESGQEFKFVEDRKILASESGFDGFYMALMERKEN
- a CDS encoding KUP/HAK/KT family potassium transporter, translated to MSNSKNLHSKLSTGGLLITLGIIFGDIGTSPLYVMKAIIGDHAIDAMVVLGGVSAVFWTLTLQTTVKYVIITLNADNHGEGGIFALYALVKRTKVKWLMIPAIIGGSALIADGIITPPISITSAVEGIRTFYPDIAIVPIVIAILIFLFTIQQFGSKLVGKFFAPMMLIWFSMLAVLGVMQITGNLYVLKALNPYYAFHLLSIHPEGFYVLGFVFLCTTGAEALYSDMGHCGRKNIRISWIFVKIALVLNYFGQAAYLMQHQGQTLSQLGGSFGNPFYLIMADWFKPFGIAIATLAAVIASQALISGSFTLINEAMKLNFWPKVKIKYPTELKGQLYIPSINWLLFAGCIMVVLHFEESSNMEAAYGLAIVLCMVMTTILLNYYLIVKRVSMFFIVPLIFVYLTIEFSFLWANLTKFSHGGYVTIFIAAILIGIMFIWFEAKKISKNYTNFVKVEDYKQVLAALTMDLAIPKYATHLVYMTSASRTDEVEEKVMLSILHKRPKRADIYWFIHVNILNEPYKSEYKVTNIVNEDMYRVDFNLGFREATKINLLFKEVLTDMVKNGEVDITSRYESLNRNKVIGDFRFVLFEKFLSNDSFLRFHEKVIMHTYFLIKKFSLSEEKAFGLDSSSVKVEKYPMVLHAPEKIDLTRIY
- a CDS encoding endonuclease — encoded protein: MKKTFTLWASFMVAAVFAQDGAPAAPYYNGFNFVQTGTSLKAALATKLTATHTNILTYAEAEKAIQVTDLDPEDTSNQNLLLLYGFSANMCPASPGDDNDHRRRNKNSDGGGAVCEWNREHTYARSLGTPNLSSTAANSDVHHLRACDVQRNGQRDNLKFGPGSGNSKIVSSLWYPGDEWKGDVARMMMYMYLRYGSQCLPSGVAVGTSNTLDASMINLLLQWNAEDPVSQYEDNRNTYLSNTSNQYGQGNRNPFIDNPYLATMIWGGPMAQNRWPALAVSQFDLLASVSVYPNPSYDHNINITTEAPLETIELVTINGQLMQKISKPSSVNNTYSIQDLPSGFYFLKLTSDNKTITKKVLIN